In Vicinamibacterales bacterium, a genomic segment contains:
- a CDS encoding endonuclease MutS2, whose product MHPGTLKALEFDRIVASVTRLAQTPPGAARLSRLQPSDDAEAISRALAATSEAARFLSGAGEIALRAPADLDAVLEALAVDGRPLEPLHLLGLATFLGSIDASAGGIRRARAAFPLLAGIVEGAASFEREIADIRRKIDPGGELVDDASPELKSIRERLRKQRARLRGTLESYVRGKDTAKYLQQQIVTDRNGRYVLVVRAEHRSAIPGIVHGSSASGASLFLEPLSTVEINNDIVALEQQEQEEIRRILLALTDALRARGGDLGRTIDAATELDVVQARARYSLEIDGIHPALAKDGRLELRAARHPLLIARGADVTPVDVLLVPPARVLVITGPNTGGKTVALKTAGLLPLMAQAGLLIPVADGSQIPVFRSVYADIGDEQSIAESLSTFSAHIAHIVEMDRALDPPSLVLLDEAGGGTDPNEGGALATAIIDHFRRRGAMVVATTHFDALKTYASTTEGVTSAGFGFNPQTFAPTYRLHYGSPGSSLALEIATRLGLPPSIIEQARAQRTAREAQLAEHLARIEREMQGLDHERRLVARERQMVEETRGRLQAREQELRSREETFRKRLDQKIDERMREAKREIDSVIDSLKTRASTIASDAERRAARLVPTGDIGSARADARSALDAIDNRLRGAAQSPPSLPAGASAGQPRPAAEGDRVAVGLLGLEGVVQSINGDHAEVDVRGKRMRTKLADLRVLVPAAALSSSAARVRVNVDLAPRSGGSLTEINVIGNHSDEAVGRVDRFLEDAATTDLRSLRIVHGYGTGALRRAIAEFLRAHPLVSSFGPAPDNQGGGGVTVVELKE is encoded by the coding sequence ATGCACCCCGGCACGCTCAAGGCCCTCGAGTTCGACCGCATCGTCGCGTCGGTGACGCGGCTCGCGCAGACGCCGCCCGGTGCGGCGCGGCTGTCGCGGCTGCAGCCCTCCGACGACGCGGAAGCGATTTCGCGCGCGCTCGCCGCGACGAGCGAGGCCGCACGGTTCCTGTCCGGCGCCGGCGAGATCGCCCTGCGCGCGCCCGCCGACCTCGATGCCGTTCTCGAGGCGCTGGCCGTCGACGGACGCCCGCTCGAACCGCTCCACCTGCTCGGACTCGCGACGTTTCTCGGCTCGATTGACGCGTCCGCCGGCGGCATCCGCCGCGCGCGCGCCGCGTTCCCCCTGCTCGCCGGCATCGTCGAGGGGGCGGCCTCGTTCGAGCGCGAGATCGCCGACATCCGCCGCAAGATCGACCCGGGCGGCGAACTGGTGGACGACGCCAGCCCGGAGCTGAAGAGCATCCGCGAACGGCTGCGCAAGCAGCGGGCGCGGCTGCGCGGGACGCTCGAGTCGTACGTGCGCGGCAAGGACACCGCGAAGTATCTGCAGCAGCAGATCGTCACCGATCGCAACGGGCGCTACGTCCTGGTCGTCCGCGCGGAGCACCGCTCGGCGATTCCCGGCATCGTCCACGGCAGCTCGGCGAGCGGCGCGAGCCTGTTTCTCGAACCGCTCAGCACGGTCGAGATCAACAACGACATCGTCGCCCTCGAGCAGCAGGAGCAGGAGGAAATCCGCCGCATCCTGCTGGCGCTCACCGACGCGCTGCGCGCGCGCGGCGGCGACCTCGGGCGCACGATCGACGCCGCAACCGAGCTCGATGTCGTCCAGGCGCGGGCGCGGTATTCGCTGGAGATCGACGGCATCCATCCCGCGCTGGCGAAAGACGGCCGCCTCGAGTTGCGGGCGGCGCGCCATCCTCTGCTCATCGCGCGGGGCGCGGACGTAACCCCGGTCGATGTGCTGCTGGTTCCGCCGGCGCGCGTGCTGGTGATCACCGGCCCGAATACCGGCGGCAAGACCGTGGCGCTGAAGACCGCGGGCCTGCTGCCGTTGATGGCGCAGGCGGGGCTGCTGATTCCCGTCGCGGACGGATCGCAGATTCCGGTGTTTCGCAGCGTCTATGCCGACATCGGCGACGAGCAGTCCATCGCCGAGAGTCTGAGCACGTTCTCGGCCCACATCGCGCACATCGTCGAGATGGATCGCGCGCTCGATCCCCCTTCGCTGGTGCTGCTCGACGAAGCCGGCGGCGGGACCGATCCGAACGAAGGGGGCGCGCTCGCCACGGCGATCATCGATCACTTCCGCAGGCGCGGCGCGATGGTGGTGGCGACGACGCACTTCGACGCGCTGAAGACCTACGCGTCGACGACCGAAGGAGTGACGTCGGCCGGGTTCGGATTCAACCCGCAGACGTTTGCGCCGACCTATCGCCTCCACTACGGGTCGCCGGGCAGCAGCCTGGCCCTGGAGATTGCGACCCGGCTCGGCCTCCCCCCCTCGATCATCGAGCAGGCGCGGGCGCAGCGGACCGCGCGTGAAGCGCAGCTCGCCGAACACCTCGCCAGGATCGAGCGCGAGATGCAGGGGCTCGATCACGAGCGGCGTCTGGTGGCGCGCGAACGGCAGATGGTCGAGGAGACCAGGGGGCGCCTGCAGGCGCGCGAGCAGGAGCTGCGCAGCCGTGAGGAGACGTTCCGCAAGCGGCTGGATCAGAAGATCGACGAGCGCATGCGGGAGGCGAAGCGCGAGATCGATTCGGTGATCGACTCGCTGAAGACGCGCGCGTCGACGATCGCGTCGGACGCCGAGCGGCGGGCGGCCCGGCTGGTGCCGACCGGCGACATCGGATCGGCGCGGGCCGATGCCCGCAGCGCCCTCGATGCCATCGACAACAGGCTTCGCGGAGCAGCTCAGAGTCCGCCTTCGCTCCCTGCGGGAGCTTCGGCGGGACAACCGCGACCTGCTGCGGAAGGGGATCGGGTCGCGGTTGGCCTGCTGGGTCTCGAAGGCGTGGTTCAGTCGATCAACGGAGACCACGCGGAGGTCGACGTCCGCGGCAAGCGCATGCGCACGAAGCTCGCAGACCTGCGCGTGCTCGTGCCGGCGGCGGCGCTATCATCCTCCGCGGCGCGCGTTCGCGTGAACGTCGACCTGGCGCCGCGGAGCGGCGGGAGCCTCACCGAGATCAACGTGATCGGCAACCACTCGGACGAAGCCGTCGGTCGCGTCGATCGTTTCCTGGAAGATGCCGCGACGACGGACCTCCGATCGCTGCGCATCGTCCACGGTTATGGTACCGGCGCGCTGCGGCGCGCCATCGCGGAGTTCCTGCGGGCCCATCCGCTGGTCTCCAGTTTCGGCCCCGCTCCCGACAATCAAGGGGGCGGCGGCGTCACAGTGGTGGAGCTCAAGGAATGA
- a CDS encoding methylated-DNA--[protein]-cysteine S-methyltransferase, with the protein MMTLPSTAEMYRALVERDQSFEGLFYACIRTTGIFCRPTCHARKPKPENVEYAPSIQEALHRGYRPCQLCEPMAAGAAAPNWLTPLLDELRRRPDLKLRDHDLRARGLDPVQVRRTFKRSFGMTFQAYQRACRLGTAMKSLHAGAPTIDAGMDAGFESDSGFREAFARVFGDTPGRARASALLTAAWIETPLGPMLAIACDGGLELLEFVDRRALETELRALRAKLRAPIVPGDHPILQRTADQLREYFAGTRREFDIPLKQHGSPFQLAAWNALCEIPYGETRSYSDMARRVGSPGAVRAIGRVNGQNQLAIIVPCHRVIRADGTLCGYGGGKWRKQWLLEHERRAARA; encoded by the coding sequence ATGATGACTCTCCCTTCCACCGCCGAGATGTACCGCGCGCTCGTCGAGCGCGACCAGTCGTTCGAGGGGCTGTTCTATGCCTGCATCCGGACGACCGGAATTTTCTGCCGGCCGACGTGCCACGCGCGGAAGCCGAAGCCCGAGAACGTCGAGTACGCCCCCTCCATCCAGGAGGCGCTGCACCGCGGCTACCGGCCGTGCCAGCTGTGCGAGCCGATGGCCGCCGGCGCCGCCGCGCCGAACTGGCTGACGCCGCTCCTCGACGAGCTGCGCCGGCGCCCGGATCTGAAGCTCCGCGATCACGATCTGCGGGCGCGCGGACTGGATCCCGTGCAGGTGCGGCGGACGTTCAAGCGGTCGTTCGGCATGACGTTCCAGGCGTATCAGCGCGCCTGCCGCCTCGGGACGGCGATGAAGTCGCTGCACGCCGGCGCGCCGACGATCGATGCCGGCATGGACGCCGGGTTCGAATCCGACAGCGGCTTCCGCGAGGCGTTCGCCCGCGTGTTCGGCGACACGCCCGGGCGCGCGCGGGCGAGCGCGCTGCTCACCGCCGCCTGGATCGAAACGCCGCTCGGGCCGATGCTGGCCATCGCGTGCGACGGCGGGCTCGAGCTCCTCGAGTTCGTCGATCGCCGCGCGCTGGAGACGGAGCTGCGCGCCCTGCGCGCCAAGCTGCGCGCGCCGATCGTGCCGGGCGACCATCCGATCCTGCAGCGCACGGCGGATCAGTTGCGCGAGTACTTCGCCGGCACGCGGCGCGAGTTCGACATCCCGCTGAAGCAGCACGGCTCGCCGTTCCAGCTCGCTGCCTGGAACGCGCTGTGCGAGATCCCCTACGGCGAGACGCGCTCGTACAGCGACATGGCCCGTCGAGTCGGATCGCCCGGGGCCGTCCGCGCCATCGGCCGCGTCAACGGCCAGAACCAGCTCGCGATCATCGTCCCCTGCCATCGCGTCATCCGCGCCGACGGGACGCTGTGCGGCTACGGCGGCGGCAAGTGGCGCAAGCAGTGGCTGCTGGAGCACGAACGCCGCGCCGCGCGCGCCTAG
- the lepB gene encoding signal peptidase I, translating into MSSTFKKSVVREYFESIVIAVILALFVRTWVVQAFKIPTGSMENNLLIGDHLLVNKFVFGPTPLAIGRKVLPVRPIRRGDIVVFKYPDEPDRDFIKRVIGLPGETIELKNKKVHVDGRPLDEPYVHFLTPPSNEYQEVTSYDLRERFGPVTVPPDQYFVMGDNRDNSQDSRYWGFLPRHYIKGRALLIYWSYESGREDYLDEGLGATVKRLASVVTHFFTRTRWERLFNQIR; encoded by the coding sequence ATGAGCTCGACCTTCAAGAAGTCGGTCGTCCGCGAGTACTTCGAATCGATCGTCATCGCGGTGATCCTCGCCCTGTTCGTCCGCACCTGGGTGGTGCAGGCGTTCAAGATCCCGACCGGGTCGATGGAGAACAACCTGCTGATCGGCGACCACCTGCTGGTGAACAAGTTCGTCTTCGGGCCGACGCCGCTGGCGATCGGTCGCAAGGTCCTGCCGGTGCGCCCGATCCGCCGCGGCGACATCGTCGTCTTCAAGTATCCCGACGAGCCCGATCGCGATTTCATCAAGCGGGTGATCGGCCTGCCGGGAGAAACCATCGAGCTGAAGAACAAGAAAGTGCACGTCGACGGCCGGCCGCTCGACGAGCCCTACGTCCACTTCCTGACCCCGCCGTCGAACGAATACCAGGAAGTCACGTCCTACGATCTGCGCGAGCGGTTCGGGCCGGTCACGGTGCCGCCCGACCAGTACTTCGTGATGGGGGACAATCGCGACAACTCGCAGGACAGCCGCTACTGGGGCTTCCTGCCGCGGCATTACATCAAGGGCAGGGCGCTGCTGATCTACTGGTCGTACGAGTCAGGACGCGAGGACTACCTGGACGAAGGGCTGGGCGCGACGGTGAAACGCCTGGCCTCGGTGGTCACGCATTTCTTCACCAGGACCCGCTGGGAGCGTCTCTTCAACCAGATCCGGTGA
- a CDS encoding citrate synthase: MAVDEKPKAGLEDVVAATSAICYLDGERGVLAYYGYDIHDLAKGATFEEVCYLLWHGRLPNRAELGDLQSQLAAARPVSEPILRLMKQLPASDGMDMLRTLTSALGQYDPEVNDSSPQAQYRKAVRLTAQMGSIVATHGRLQAGGGPIQPDPALGHAANFLYMLKGERPNALATRAFDIALILHADHELNASTFAARVAAATLTDIYSAIVGAVGALKGPLHGGANADVMRLLIEIGPEAAPERIDEAIRAKLARKVKIPGFGHRVYRTEDPRATHLRRMSKDLGERAGNTRWYDMSKRIEALVTGEKKLYPNVDFYSASTYYTLGIPIDLFTPIFAVSRVSGWTAHCLEQYKNNRLIRPRTDYIGPAYPQTFLALDQR, encoded by the coding sequence ATGGCCGTAGACGAGAAGCCAAAAGCCGGGCTCGAAGACGTCGTCGCCGCGACCTCCGCGATTTGTTATCTGGACGGGGAGCGCGGCGTTCTTGCGTACTACGGCTACGACATCCACGATCTCGCCAAGGGAGCGACCTTCGAGGAAGTCTGCTACCTGCTGTGGCACGGGCGGTTGCCGAACCGGGCCGAGCTGGGCGACCTGCAGTCGCAGCTCGCCGCGGCCCGTCCCGTGTCCGAGCCGATCCTGCGCCTGATGAAGCAGCTGCCGGCGTCAGACGGCATGGACATGCTGAGGACGCTGACCTCGGCGCTGGGCCAGTACGACCCGGAAGTCAACGACAGCTCGCCGCAGGCGCAGTACCGCAAGGCGGTGCGCCTCACGGCTCAGATGGGCAGCATCGTCGCGACCCATGGGCGGCTGCAGGCGGGCGGCGGACCGATTCAGCCGGATCCCGCGCTCGGCCACGCGGCGAACTTCCTCTACATGCTGAAGGGAGAACGCCCGAATGCGCTCGCGACGCGCGCGTTCGACATCGCCCTGATCCTGCACGCCGATCACGAGCTCAACGCGTCGACGTTCGCCGCCCGGGTCGCGGCGGCGACGCTCACCGACATCTATTCCGCCATCGTCGGCGCCGTCGGCGCGCTCAAGGGACCGCTGCACGGCGGCGCCAACGCCGACGTCATGCGGCTGCTCATCGAGATCGGTCCGGAAGCCGCGCCGGAGCGGATCGACGAGGCGATCCGCGCCAAGCTCGCGCGCAAGGTGAAGATTCCCGGCTTCGGCCACCGCGTCTATCGCACCGAGGATCCGCGGGCGACGCACCTGCGGCGGATGTCCAAGGATCTCGGCGAGCGCGCCGGCAACACGCGGTGGTACGACATGTCGAAGCGGATCGAAGCGCTCGTCACCGGCGAGAAGAAGCTGTATCCGAACGTCGACTTCTACTCGGCGTCGACCTACTACACGCTGGGCATTCCGATCGACCTGTTCACGCCGATCTTCGCGGTCAGCCGGGTCTCCGGCTGGACGGCCCACTGCCTCGAGCAGTACAAGAACAATCGGCTGATCCGCCCGCGCACCGATTACATCGGCCCGGCGTACCCGCAGACGTTCCTGGCGCTGGATCAACGGTGA
- a CDS encoding cellulose synthase family protein translates to MTSLPETLILVLYFFVLSILAFYGWHRYYLVYLYMKNRDKAPDAALAPAPLTSLPRVTVQLPIYNEMYVADRLIDAVCEMDYPRELFEIQVLDDSTDETKEIAELAVRRHAARGFDISYLHRVDRTGYKAGALAAGLKRAKADFIAIFDADFIPPKDFLLKTLPHFDAPDVGMVQARWGHINQDYSLLTKVQAILLDAHFVLEHGGRNRAGCFFNFNGTAGVWRREAIDAAGGWQHDTLTEDLDLSYRAQLLGWRFKFLPHVVSPAEVPVEMNSFKSQQHRWAKGSIQTCMKLLPHILRSPQPLKVKAEAFFHLTANFNYLLMCLLSVLMFPAMWVRYNMGWTEMLLIDIPLFLAATMSFFNFYMVSQRELYPDWRTRLKYLPFLMSIGIGLSVNNTRAVLEALFRKQSEFARTPKYGIERESDEWAGKKYHQTVGVQSIIEVGLGLYFTGTVFYALINQIYGTLPFLMLFQIGFLYTGLLSILQQFTGDPDMQPEIAK, encoded by the coding sequence ATGACGTCGCTGCCTGAGACACTCATTCTCGTCCTGTATTTCTTTGTGTTGAGCATCCTGGCCTTCTACGGCTGGCATCGCTACTACCTCGTTTATCTTTACATGAAAAATCGGGACAAGGCCCCGGACGCGGCGCTCGCGCCGGCGCCGCTGACGTCCCTGCCGCGCGTCACGGTCCAACTGCCGATCTACAACGAGATGTACGTCGCCGACCGCCTGATCGACGCGGTCTGCGAAATGGACTATCCGCGCGAGCTGTTCGAGATCCAGGTGCTGGACGACTCGACGGACGAGACGAAGGAGATTGCCGAACTCGCCGTGCGCCGCCACGCGGCCCGCGGATTCGACATCAGCTACCTGCACCGGGTCGATCGCACCGGGTACAAGGCGGGGGCGCTGGCAGCGGGACTGAAGCGCGCCAAGGCGGACTTCATCGCCATCTTCGACGCCGATTTCATTCCGCCGAAGGACTTCCTGCTCAAGACGCTGCCGCATTTCGACGCGCCGGACGTCGGCATGGTGCAGGCGCGCTGGGGGCACATCAACCAGGACTATTCGCTGCTGACCAAGGTGCAGGCCATCCTGCTCGACGCGCACTTCGTGCTCGAGCACGGGGGGCGCAACCGCGCCGGCTGCTTCTTCAACTTCAACGGCACCGCCGGGGTGTGGCGGCGTGAAGCGATTGATGCCGCAGGCGGATGGCAGCACGACACTCTCACGGAAGACCTGGATCTGAGCTACCGCGCCCAGCTGCTTGGCTGGCGCTTCAAGTTCCTGCCGCACGTCGTCTCGCCGGCGGAGGTGCCGGTCGAGATGAACTCCTTCAAGTCGCAGCAGCACCGCTGGGCGAAGGGGTCGATCCAGACCTGCATGAAGCTGCTGCCGCACATCCTGCGTTCGCCGCAGCCGCTGAAGGTCAAGGCGGAAGCGTTCTTCCACCTCACCGCCAACTTCAACTACCTGCTCATGTGCCTGCTGTCGGTGCTGATGTTCCCGGCGATGTGGGTGCGCTACAACATGGGCTGGACGGAGATGCTGCTGATCGACATCCCGCTGTTCCTCGCCGCGACGATGTCGTTCTTCAACTTCTACATGGTGTCGCAGCGCGAGCTGTATCCCGACTGGCGCACCCGCCTCAAGTATCTGCCGTTCCTGATGTCGATCGGCATCGGCCTCTCGGTGAACAACACGCGGGCGGTGCTCGAGGCGCTGTTCCGCAAGCAGAGCGAGTTCGCGCGCACCCCGAAGTACGGCATCGAGCGCGAGAGCGACGAGTGGGCGGGCAAGAAGTACCACCAGACCGTCGGCGTGCAGTCGATCATCGAGGTGGGGCTCGGCCTCTATTTCACCGGCACGGTGTTCTACGCGCTGATCAATCAGATCTACGGCACGCTGCCGTTCCTGATGCTCTTCCAGATCGGGTTCCTCTACACCGGCCTGCTGTCGATCCTGCAGCAGTTCACCGGCGACCCCGACATGCAGCCGGAAATCGCAAAATAG
- the lepA gene encoding translation elongation factor 4: MNQSRIRNFSVIAHIDHGKSTLADRFLEMTGALQKREMEAQVLDSMDLERERGITIKAHAVRLTYKADDGETYILNLIDTPGHVDFSYEVTRSLAASEGALLIVDASQGVEAQTLANAYLAVDNNLEIVPVINKIDLPGAQPDEARRQIEDIVGLDASHAILASAKEGTGVHEILEAIVHRLPPPKGDPDAPLKALIFDSWYDPYRGVIILTRVIDGVMRAGMKIKFMAKGQEYQVEQVGVFCPKSTPVEELGAGEVGFIFAAIKTVSDAQIGDTVTEAANPAAEPFPGFKEMKSMVFAGLYPVEGSEYPELRDALEKLRLNDASFHFEPETSAALGFGFRCGFLGLLHMEIVQERLEREFDVDLITTAPGVLYRVTTTDGQVQEIDTPAKLPDAGRIEKIEEPVITATILTPSAHVGGILELCQEKRGVQKGLEYLASDRVMITYELPFNEVVLDFYDRLKTISRGYASLDYHVTGYWESPLVKLDILVNEEPVDALSVIVHRDNAYPRGRALASKMRELIPRQMFEVAIQAAVGSRIIARESVKALRKNVLAKCYGGDISRKRKLLEKQKEGKKRMKRVGRVEIPQEAFLAVLKVGQE, translated from the coding sequence ATGAACCAGAGCCGCATCCGCAACTTCTCCGTCATCGCCCACATCGACCACGGCAAATCGACGCTCGCTGATCGATTTCTCGAGATGACGGGCGCGCTCCAGAAGCGGGAAATGGAAGCGCAGGTGCTCGACTCGATGGATCTCGAGCGCGAGCGCGGCATCACCATCAAGGCGCACGCGGTGCGCCTGACCTACAAGGCGGACGACGGCGAGACCTACATCCTCAATCTGATCGACACGCCGGGGCACGTCGACTTTTCCTACGAGGTGACGCGGTCGCTGGCCGCCTCCGAGGGAGCGCTGCTGATCGTCGACGCCTCGCAGGGGGTCGAAGCGCAGACGCTCGCCAACGCGTATCTCGCCGTCGACAACAACCTGGAGATCGTCCCGGTCATCAACAAGATCGATCTGCCCGGCGCGCAGCCCGACGAAGCCAGGCGGCAGATCGAAGACATCGTCGGCCTCGACGCCAGCCACGCGATTCTGGCGAGCGCGAAGGAGGGCACCGGCGTTCACGAGATCCTCGAAGCGATCGTCCACCGCCTGCCGCCGCCGAAGGGGGATCCGGACGCACCGCTGAAGGCGCTGATCTTCGATTCGTGGTACGACCCCTATCGCGGCGTCATCATCCTCACGCGGGTGATTGACGGCGTGATGCGCGCCGGCATGAAGATCAAGTTCATGGCGAAGGGGCAGGAGTATCAGGTCGAGCAGGTCGGCGTGTTCTGCCCCAAGTCGACGCCGGTCGAGGAGCTCGGCGCCGGCGAGGTCGGGTTCATCTTCGCCGCAATCAAGACGGTGAGCGACGCGCAGATCGGCGACACCGTCACCGAGGCGGCCAATCCGGCGGCGGAGCCGTTCCCGGGCTTCAAGGAAATGAAGTCGATGGTCTTCGCCGGCCTCTACCCGGTCGAAGGCAGCGAGTACCCGGAGTTGCGCGACGCGCTCGAGAAGCTGCGGCTCAACGACGCCTCCTTTCACTTCGAGCCGGAGACCTCGGCGGCGCTGGGCTTCGGCTTCCGCTGCGGCTTTCTCGGCCTGCTCCACATGGAGATCGTTCAGGAGCGGCTCGAGCGCGAGTTCGACGTCGACCTGATCACGACGGCGCCGGGCGTGTTGTACCGGGTGACGACGACCGACGGCCAGGTTCAGGAGATCGACACGCCGGCGAAGCTGCCCGACGCCGGCCGGATCGAGAAGATCGAAGAGCCGGTGATCACCGCCACGATCCTCACGCCGTCGGCCCACGTCGGCGGGATCCTGGAGCTGTGCCAGGAGAAGCGCGGCGTTCAGAAGGGGCTGGAGTACCTGGCCAGCGACCGCGTGATGATCACCTACGAGCTGCCGTTCAACGAGGTGGTCCTCGACTTCTACGATCGGCTGAAGACGATTTCGCGCGGCTACGCCTCGCTCGATTATCATGTCACCGGCTACTGGGAGTCGCCGCTCGTCAAGCTCGACATCCTGGTCAACGAAGAACCGGTGGACGCGCTCTCGGTGATTGTTCACCGTGACAACGCCTATCCGCGCGGACGGGCGCTGGCTTCGAAGATGCGCGAGCTGATTCCGCGGCAGATGTTCGAGGTGGCAATCCAGGCGGCGGTCGGGAGCCGCATCATCGCGCGCGAGTCGGTGAAGGCGCTGCGCAAGAACGTGCTCGCCAAGTGCTACGGCGGCGACATCTCGCGCAAGCGCAAGCTGCTCGAGAAGCAGAAGGAAGGCAAGAAGCGGATGAAGCGCGTCGGCCGCGTCGAGATCCCGCAGGAAGCGTTCCTGGCCGTACTCAAGGTGGGCCAGGAATGA
- the larB gene encoding nickel pincer cofactor biosynthesis protein LarB: MNRQQLRALLEAVGAGSLTPEAAQEQLLQVLRQQPFEDLGFARVDHHRNARQGFPEVIFGQGKTPAQVAGIAKRIVHAGHSLLVTRTSGDVFDCVRRELPEAKYHELARCITLARGGPATGRGTILVAAAGTADLPIAEEAVVTAEIMGNTVDRLYDVGVAGLHRLLREHDRLIAARVIIVVAGMEGALPSVVGGLVDVPVVAVPTSVGYGASFGGLTALLAMLNSCATGISVVNIDNGFGAAAIASSINHLD, from the coding sequence ATGAACCGTCAGCAGTTGCGGGCCCTTCTCGAGGCCGTGGGCGCCGGCTCGCTTACTCCTGAGGCGGCGCAGGAGCAGCTCCTTCAAGTTCTGCGCCAGCAGCCCTTCGAGGATCTGGGCTTCGCTCGCGTCGATCATCACCGCAACGCGCGGCAGGGCTTCCCCGAGGTGATTTTCGGGCAGGGAAAGACGCCGGCCCAGGTCGCCGGCATCGCCAAACGCATCGTCCACGCCGGACACAGTCTCCTGGTCACGCGCACCTCGGGTGACGTGTTTGACTGCGTTCGGCGTGAACTTCCTGAAGCGAAATACCACGAGCTCGCGCGCTGCATCACGCTGGCTCGCGGCGGCCCCGCCACGGGGCGCGGCACCATCCTCGTCGCCGCCGCCGGGACCGCCGACCTCCCCATTGCCGAAGAAGCGGTCGTCACCGCCGAAATCATGGGAAATACGGTGGATCGCCTCTACGATGTCGGCGTCGCCGGCCTCCACCGGCTCCTCAGGGAACACGATCGCCTGATCGCCGCCCGGGTCATCATCGTCGTCGCGGGGATGGAAGGGGCGCTGCCCTCGGTGGTCGGCGGACTGGTCGACGTGCCGGTCGTCGCGGTCCCCACGAGCGTGGGGTACGGCGCCAGTTTCGGCGGCCTCACGGCCCTCCTCGCCATGCTAAACAGCTGCGCCACAGGGATTTCCGTCGTCAACATCGACAACGGCTTCGGGGCGGCGGCGATCGCGTCTTCGATCAACCATCTCGATTAG